The segment AAAAGACTTCACTCATTGAACCAAACAGGGCCTATCAGACCAGgaaacttcaattttttttatttcttttgcttcaaaatttagaaatatatctaCTTCGAGAAATAAAGTAACTTTTTAGTCTAACATCAATAagtatttcatatatacaataaaataattaatttctaaaattattacgataaataataaaacaacatGCATTCTTAAGGATTTCAATGCtacaaatgttataataaaataataaaattataaaataataaaattataaaataataaaattatatatatataaaattatccaaAAATCGCGAATATGATAgacacaatatttaaaaattgataatttaagttacatcttaaaatattcaaaatataaacttatattacatatatgttatatttataagtatatattatattatatacttctattaaatatatatatatatatatatatttttttttatttattacaatgtaatgtaaatataataatatcatattgatttaaataaatataatttaatatattaaattattataatgtataaatattatttttaattgtaatgaaaatatgactgcacaaaaatattaaaaactatacacacacagatttgtcattattattgccgactcttaaaatatatctctttaaaaaaatacacactaatatatatatatatatatatatatatatatatatatatatatactttgtataaaaataaagatattagtataaatgtttatttttttccaactataataaaaaaggataatttaaaagaataatatgacatataatgtttaaatgagaatatttccattaaaatcgacatatttctaatttatttctaataggATGTCCGGTAATTTGTGAAAAACTTCTGCTAATGATAGATTCTTGAGAttatttggagacgatttttcctcagcaaaaatatcgaagcatcaataatttccgagttataagcgattgaaaaaaaggcctttttcgcaaactaaaattttgacgttaaaaaattattaaaacttcttcagttaatttcagatagagtttactttaatagaattttaatttaaggcttaattacaaggatatataatgataaaaattagaaacttacaaaaaatgatgacgtctctcgatattttcgatgagaaaaaatcgactccaaataatgatctcaagaatctgccttttctaaataaagaatataacggataaatttcttttcgctaactctttcaaattaaatttgtttgcaGCTTACCGCAATGCATCAAGGCCGCCATTTCATTAAGCATATTGTTTACATATGCCTTGCAATTTTACGtctagataaatatttttagtaataatgcatgaataaaatctttaatatttatattttactcgaaaaaaagttatatatagattaaaattttcaaactattCATCATCTATCAAATAGAAAATGTTCGAGTTTTAGATTTGAACAGTTCGTATGAGCAGCTCGAGTAAAATCGATGTACAATTGAATTAGGTATTTGAATGATtactaatttttgaaaaaattcaaacagtaacaatattaattaaataataataataatttaaataaaaatataataattataataaataagatgaataactaattcttttttctttttttcttgtttcttcttttatcacaatacatctaattttattttcttatcacaatatataatctagttttattttgttattttatctaattcaAATTCGAATtgtgtatgaaaatatatatgtttctgagaatacaatttgtaatattttgtatgtttataACTTAATTTGTCTCTTAAATGGTCTCACAATTAATAgatctaaataatttaagaccCAAATAGAAACTTTTAGAACTACTCCAATTGTTTTATCACAttctttctattattattcaacAAAAAGTCCAAGCACTAATTTCGTtgttatgttataaaatacaatattacaatattacatattattataactctTTTACttgtcttaattattaattaataaaattaattgataaaaacttAAACAATTAAGGGAttcgttaattttaatatttctatatgttCTGAACAAAATTATGACTCTGGAGCAAAACATTTTAATCGATagttgtttataataaagttataagcAAAGTTAATCATAGTTTATGAATATGAAAGTCTAAAACAAAGTCTAAAAATGTATAGTTCTatgtttttccatttttaactTCAGATTTTGTTTCACATCCGAAATAGCGGCTGATGTAAGatggattattattattcatgcaaaataatctatttcatATTGTCTACTATTTCGGATGTGAAAcaaaatctaaaaatgtacagaattctataaattttatatacatattctatatacattttcaacTTTTCAAGCAACAACTTTTCAAAACGATATCTATCCTATATTATTTggtgcaaaaaataaaaggaaaatgtgATTCTGTTTTACATCCGAAGACAGTGTAAACCTTACTTTGCTTCGAAAAATCTATCGAATctgtacatttttaaatctcgTTTAAATCGCgttcgaaatattttgtatagatttttattttctgatgcttataatttaaaaactggACTGTGTGAAcgacatttatataatgcCATCATATgtgacatttataataaaaaacaatgactttttctctctatacaatatatttaaaaatcagttAAAGTTAACGAATAGGATAAACTcgagtaagatggccatagttttttaaaatgcaaaaacatacttttatttgtgttattttttaatagtgtttggcatattatcttcactaaaacttaaattatgtaatattatcgaaattaaaaggaaaatatttaatagaaattttatattatcaaaatagtacaacataagcgtTGACCATCTTACctaacttttaaggaaaagctgaccatagtgacggaaagatggccataatatttataaaaaaaatagtgaaaaggagaataaaaatttaggtcatataacaatttacatatttttataatatgtctaacgtcgattacgttAGCttcattgtaatttattcgacgttataacagtttttagtgcacaaatgaaaaactttgcaggcagtcaaaagtaaaaatatgacataagattcacaatatcgttatttcgaataatgtatccacataaactactgtaaatatcaattatctttgataatgactaaaaaagtacactatgtagcgattattgaaaaaattacagcctatggccatcttttctgCGTATGGCCatatcataccctagtttatccTATCcggtttttttaatatccagTTTTGCGTGAcagtaaatatgtaaaattctcTTCAGAAAAAACATTCTATCTCATAATTAATTCACGGAAAAATCTAATAGCTCACATTATTTGTCTGACACACGTCTATAATaatgtttgttaaaaatgttttcaatctaaaatagtatataaatattttaggtGTTTTATAgtacaaagaaataaattataaatgatataataaaaaattattatacataattaaatactagcgactttaatctctaacttatgatataataaatataataaatatatatatatatatatatatatatatatatatatatataataaaaattattataatagattataaaaagacaTCCACACATACGTATAaatcaaaaacaatttttttttccaaaaaacaTAGTATTCATACATTTCCAAGAAAGTAAATGTCgcacaaatgaaaaactttgcaggcagtcaaaagtaaaaatatgatataagattcacaatatcgttatttcgaataatgtatccacataaactactgtaaatatcaattatctttgataatgactaaaaaagcacACTATGtatagcgattattgaaaaaattacagcctatggccatcttttctgCGTATGGCCatatcataccctagtttatcACATCCAGTTTTGCGTGAcagtaaatatgtaaaattctcttcagaaaaaaacattttatctcaTAATTAATTCGCGGAAAAATCTAATAGCTCACATTATTTGTCTGACACACGTCTATAATaatgtttgttaaaaatgttttcaatctaaaatagtatataaatattttaggtGTTTTATAgtacaaagaaataaattataaatgatataataaatataataaatatataatatatataatatatatacatatatatatatatattttttttatatatataataaaaattattataatagattataaaaagacaTCCACACATACgtataaatcaaaatcaattttttttttcaaaaaacataGTATTCATACATTTCCAAGAAAGTAAATGTCGATTTTCGATATTGCATGACTTTTATTGTTTACAGAAAATAACCATAAAGTAGAACCacgaaattatagaaaaaataaaatattgcctatttattgcatacaataagcattttattttcatttctaagAATTGTTGACTGTTTCAATTTGCGTGCGTGTAAAAACTTTAGCCAATTATATAGAAACAATTtgcatacaatataatattaataaattgcaatgCAGACTCATAAAATCTTCACACAATTTTCTTAAGTAGCCtaacaattattatgtgtAGCCTATCACtgtttaatacaattttatatcattctatccaaagaataataattataattaccaataataagtttttttataatatatttacacaaagAGACACGCAATCATTAAATTGGCATAATTATGCACTatgattatcttttatataacaattttttgttttactcaAATCATATAAATGGGATGTACATTTGATTCGATCATTCAGTATCTTCTTTACGAGATAGTGCAAACAAAAATGATTCGTATAAATTGTATCGTGACACTTATCGGTATCGCGCTATTATGCGTTCTTGCAGAAGAGCTTTATTCTGATCAGTATGATTATATCGACTATAATAATATCCTCAATAATGAGAAACTGCGAGATCAATATTACAAATGTTATATGGAAATTGCACCATGTGTGACAGCAGACGCAAAGTTTTTTAGAGGTATatccatacacacacacatacacagacaaaatatttttatatgttttttcttttacaatataaattctttggtcaatttatagaaacaatttttccttaagaaaacgaattataatataattagtaaaatacattgaaaaatctctataatgtatttcaataatagttaacaattgtgtataaataaaaagtttctagcaaattaaatattatataaggaGAGAATATATATCGATCAGTGATAGAATAATGTTTCTcagtttttcttaaatatataaatgtaatcttaaatatataaattttactttattaaatttaattcccaggctaattataaatataataatgagaaaaaataagaaaattgcaaatattatgatacaacatgtttcaaatttttctttaagaaagaattctataatttatttaaagaatcattaaaaaataatacagttaatgtaaaattattctgtatatgtatgtagaaaatattgcgtactataattacatatatctatcaattatatatatataggcgtacattctctaaatatttttgtttctacaactatatgtataattttcataagttCCATTTATAGTTGTTAATTAGAAACAAGAactatataaatcttatatgtttactataatattaaaataaatatcatacacTTTTTTGTTTTGACTTCAGAAATCGCTAGTGAAGCTTTCCAaacaaaatgcaaaaaatgtacTGAGAAGCAAAAGGAAATGTTAGATGCAGTAGTCGAGTggttttcacaaaaaaaaccCGAACAATTTGAGATGATGGTTCAGAAGAGCATAGaagatatgaaaaagaaaaatgctgAACAATAACTGCTGATAAATGCTATAAAAAGTGATAAGAATAACAACGcgaatctaaaatattaattaataaatatataaaattatcaaattatattaatttctttatatttaaataatataattaaattattaaaattcttttatttacaaaatattctatttaaagcagagaaaatttcataatgctatataatttcaaataataacttGTTGTTATATAATACCTCAATGATTGTATTGTAGTATTTCAatgtagtattattattaacataagcAAAGTAATTCtaacaaaataattctaaCTTTTTTGTGTACGTTTTgtgtatgttttattattaacaatcatttattttttcaagccAATTAGCGATATGGGCATAATTAATTCTACCTTCTCAGATCCTTCGTCCTCTCGTTCTTCAACgttcaaaatatattcatctctttttaaatgcagaaaattataaaaaattagaataaattaaaaaaagatctattttgtTAGAGAacgatacaaaaaaattaagtagcgtacatttttctttttttatctgattttTGATTAGATAATAgtttatttcttcttctatCTAGCACACAGTAAAAGAAAGATAGTAcgttatttttccttttcctcgTTTCGTTTccttttatctataataaatatatagagctCCATAACATAATAAAGTGAAGTACGAGtagattgtaaaaatatgagaaattatttagaagATAGCTTAGCAAAAGTAATACTTGGATctgaataaagaataatatctgaatttgaaaattataataattaaaaaaa is part of the Anoplolepis gracilipes chromosome 2, ASM4749672v1, whole genome shotgun sequence genome and harbors:
- the LOC140676324 gene encoding ejaculatory bulb-specific protein 3-like — translated: MGCTFDSIIQYLLYEIVQTKMIRINCIVTLIGIALLCVLAEELYSDQYDYIDYNNILNNEKLRDQYYKCYMEIAPCVTADAKFFREIASEAFQTKCKKCTEKQKEMLDAVVEWFSQKKPEQFEMMVQKSIEDMKKKNAEQ